The Ananas comosus cultivar F153 linkage group 2, ASM154086v1, whole genome shotgun sequence genome contains a region encoding:
- the LOC109706480 gene encoding AUGMIN subunit 5 isoform X1, whose translation MQSSGAASSAPPRPEAIVEWLQKEMGYPSPAPSADQLRKICRGNMVPVWSFLLQRVRSERTVATARRNILVHGAAGESAAAAAARRRRGGGIVGDEEAREAAARERDLAEEEAERLRSVVRRQRKELRARMAEAAREESERKRMLDERSNARHKQVMLEAYDQQCDEAAKIFAEYQRRLHQYVNQARDIRRLNTSGADAAEDLQVHIEKEAVYSTVKGNRLLDDVVLIETSQERNIRKACETLAGCMIEVIHSTFPAYEGSGINVNSQLDAVKLGIDLEGEIPEDVKAVATDALNNPLLLLQSITMYTSRVKTLIHKETEKIDIRADAELLRFKYENDTVIDAASPDGSSPLPYQIYGNRKSGSELSTKGTYNQLLERQKAHVQQFVATEDALNKAAEAKALCQKLLKRLHGGSDLVTSQKLPAGNASHNLGNNRHLELDVWSKEREVAGLRASLTTLTSEVQRLNKLCAEWKEAEDSLKKKWKKIEEFDARRSELECIYSALLRSNMDASAFWDQQPLAAREYASRTIIPACTSVVEMSTNAKDLIEKELSAFDQSLDNSLYMLPATPQALLEAVGANGATGAEALASAEKNAAMLTARAGARDPSAIPSICRISAALQCNPGTEGSDAGLASILESLEFCLKPRGSEASILEDLSKAINLVHIRRNLVENDRVLLNHARRVQQEYERIANYCLKLAGEQEKVVTERWLPELSNAVQDAERCLEDCQRVRGLVDEWWEQPAATAVDWVTVDGQSVGAWLNLVKQLQMAFYDQKLL comes from the exons ATGCAGAGCTCtggcgccgcctcctccgctccGCCGCGCCCGGAGGCGATCGTGGAGTGGCTCCAAAAGGAGATGGGGTACCCCTCGCCGGCCCCCTCCGCCGATCAGCTCCGCAAGATCTGCCGCGGTAACATGGTGCCCGTGTGGAGCTTCCTCCTCCAGCGCGTGCGCTCGGAGCGCACGGTGGCTACGGCGCGGCGCAACATCCTCGTGCACGGCGCGGCGGGggagtcggcggcggcggcggcggcgcggcggaggagaggaggggggaTCGTCGGCGACGAGGAGgcgcgggaggcggcggcgagggagagggatctggcggaggaggaggcggagcggcTGCGGAGCGTGGTGAGGAGGCAGCGGAAGGAGCTGCGGGCGCGGATGGCGGAGGCCGCGAGGGAGGAGTCCGAGCGGAAGCGGATGCTCGACGAGAGGTCCAACGCCAG GCACAAACAGGTAATGCTGGAGGCATATGACCAGCAATGTGATGAGGCAGCTAAAATATTTGCCGAATACCAAAGGCGTCTTCATCAGTATGTGAATCAAGCCAGGGATATTCGCAGGTTGAATACGAGTGGTGCTGATGCAGCTGAGGATCTCCAAGTACATATCGAGAAGGAAGCAGTTTACTCCACCGTCAAGGGCAACAGGCTGTTAGATGATGTAGTTCTTATAGAGACCTCGCAGGAAAGAAATATACGGAAGGCATGTGAAACTCTTGCTGGTTGTATGATTGAAGTTATCCATAGTACTTTCCCAGCATACGAAGGGAGTGGTATCAATGTGAATTCCCAGTTAGATGCTGTGAAGTTGGGTATTGATTTGGAAGGTGAAATACCTGAAGATGTTAAAGCAGTAGCAACAGATGCACTGAACAACCCTTTGCTGCTGCTTCAGTCGATTACTATGTACACATCGCGTGTTAAGACACTTATTCATAAAGAAACAGAGAAGATTGACATCAGAGCTGATGCAGAACTCCTAAG ATTCAAGTATGAAAATGATACAGTAATTGATGCTGCATCTCCTGATGGAAGCTCGCCCTTACCATATCAGATATATGGTAACAGGAAGTCTGGATCAGAGTTGTCAACTAAGGGAACTTATAATCAGCTTCTTGAAAGACAA AAAGCACATGTGCAACAATTTGTAGCCACGGAAGACGCATTGAACAAGGCTGCTGAAGCTAAAGCCTTATGCCAAAAGCTTTTGAAACGCTTACATGGAGGCAGCGACTTGGTTACATCTCAGAAGCTGCCTGCTGGGAATGCTTCACATAACTTGGGTAACAACAGGCATCTGGAG CTAGATGTTTGGTCCAAGGAAAGAGAGGTTGCTGGATTGAGGGCGAGCTTGACTACATTAACATCTGAGGTGCAACGCTTGAATAAGCTGTGCGCTGAGTGGAAAGAAGCAGAAGATTCCTTgaagaagaagtggaagaaAATAGAAGAATTTGATGCTCGTAGATCAGAACTTGAATGCATTTACAGTGCCCTTCTTCGGTCCAACATG GACGCATCAGCATTTTGGGACCAGCAACCATTAGCTGCCAGAGAATATGCATCAAGGACTATAATTCCAGCATGCACTTCCGTGGTGGAGATGTCAACTAATGCAAAGGATCTCATTGAGAAGGAACTATCTGCCTTCGACCAAAGTTTGGATAATAGCCTATACATGTTGCCGGCAACTCCACAG GCACTTTTGGAGGCTGTGGGTGCTAATGGTGCTACGGGAGCTGAAGCGCTTGCATCTGCCGAAAAGAATGCTGCTATGTTAACAGCAAGAGCTGGTGCAAGAGATCCATCTGCAATTCCATCTATTTGTCGTATTTCTGCTGCTCTCCAGTGTAATCCTG GTACAGAAGGCTCTGATGCTGGGCTGGCATCAATTCTAGAATCCCTAGAGTTCTGTCTAAAGCCTCGTGGTTCTGAGGCTAGCATATTAGAGGATTTGTCCAAAGCAATAAATCTTGTTCATATAAGGCGGAACCTTGTTGAAAATGATCGTGTATTGTTGAACCATGCACGCCGTGTGCAACAAGAATATGAGAG GATTGCCAATTATTGTCTGAAGTTGGCTGGTGAACAAGAGAAAGTTGTTACTGAGAGATGGTTGCCGGAGCTCAGCAATGCTGTTCAAGATGCTGAAAGATGCTTGGAGGATTGCCAACGAGTCAGGGGCTTG GTCGATGAGTGGTGGGAGCAGCCAGCGGCAACAGCTGTGGACTGGGTGACCGTAGATGGGCAAAGTGTTGGCGCGTGGCTCAACCTTGTGAAGCAGCTTCAGATGGCTTTCTATGATCAGAAACTCTTATAA
- the LOC109706480 gene encoding AUGMIN subunit 5 isoform X4: MQSSGAASSAPPRPEAIVEWLQKEMGYPSPAPSADQLRKICRGNMVPVWSFLLQRVRSERTVATARRNILVHGAAGESAAAAAARRRRGGGIVGDEEAREAAARERDLAEEEAERLRSVVRRQRKELRARMAEAAREESERKRMLDERSNARHKQVMLEAYDQQCDEAAKIFAEYQRRLHQYVNQARDIRRLNTSGADAAEDLQVHIEKEAVYSTVKGNRLLDDVVLIETSQERNIRKACETLAGCMIEVIHSTFPAYEGSGINVNSQLDAVKLGIDLEGEIPEDVKAVATDALNNPLLLLQSITMYTSRVKTLIHKETEKIDIRADAELLRFKYENDTVIDAASPDGSSPLPYQIYGNRKSGSELSTKGTYNQLLERQKAHVQQFVATEDALNKAAEAKALCQKLLKRLHGGSDLVTSQKLPAGNASHNLGNNRHLELDVWSKEREVAGLRASLTTLTSEVQRLNKLCAEWKEAEDSLKKKWKKIEEFDARRSELECIYSALLRSNMDASAFWDQQPLAAREYASRTIIPACTSVVEMSTNAKDLIEKELSAFDQSLDNSLYMLPATPQALLEAVGANGATGAEALASAEKNAAMLTARAGARDPSAIPSICRISAALQCNPDTNFWTMKEAPYEKLPNLILTKV, from the exons ATGCAGAGCTCtggcgccgcctcctccgctccGCCGCGCCCGGAGGCGATCGTGGAGTGGCTCCAAAAGGAGATGGGGTACCCCTCGCCGGCCCCCTCCGCCGATCAGCTCCGCAAGATCTGCCGCGGTAACATGGTGCCCGTGTGGAGCTTCCTCCTCCAGCGCGTGCGCTCGGAGCGCACGGTGGCTACGGCGCGGCGCAACATCCTCGTGCACGGCGCGGCGGGggagtcggcggcggcggcggcggcgcggcggaggagaggaggggggaTCGTCGGCGACGAGGAGgcgcgggaggcggcggcgagggagagggatctggcggaggaggaggcggagcggcTGCGGAGCGTGGTGAGGAGGCAGCGGAAGGAGCTGCGGGCGCGGATGGCGGAGGCCGCGAGGGAGGAGTCCGAGCGGAAGCGGATGCTCGACGAGAGGTCCAACGCCAG GCACAAACAGGTAATGCTGGAGGCATATGACCAGCAATGTGATGAGGCAGCTAAAATATTTGCCGAATACCAAAGGCGTCTTCATCAGTATGTGAATCAAGCCAGGGATATTCGCAGGTTGAATACGAGTGGTGCTGATGCAGCTGAGGATCTCCAAGTACATATCGAGAAGGAAGCAGTTTACTCCACCGTCAAGGGCAACAGGCTGTTAGATGATGTAGTTCTTATAGAGACCTCGCAGGAAAGAAATATACGGAAGGCATGTGAAACTCTTGCTGGTTGTATGATTGAAGTTATCCATAGTACTTTCCCAGCATACGAAGGGAGTGGTATCAATGTGAATTCCCAGTTAGATGCTGTGAAGTTGGGTATTGATTTGGAAGGTGAAATACCTGAAGATGTTAAAGCAGTAGCAACAGATGCACTGAACAACCCTTTGCTGCTGCTTCAGTCGATTACTATGTACACATCGCGTGTTAAGACACTTATTCATAAAGAAACAGAGAAGATTGACATCAGAGCTGATGCAGAACTCCTAAG ATTCAAGTATGAAAATGATACAGTAATTGATGCTGCATCTCCTGATGGAAGCTCGCCCTTACCATATCAGATATATGGTAACAGGAAGTCTGGATCAGAGTTGTCAACTAAGGGAACTTATAATCAGCTTCTTGAAAGACAA AAAGCACATGTGCAACAATTTGTAGCCACGGAAGACGCATTGAACAAGGCTGCTGAAGCTAAAGCCTTATGCCAAAAGCTTTTGAAACGCTTACATGGAGGCAGCGACTTGGTTACATCTCAGAAGCTGCCTGCTGGGAATGCTTCACATAACTTGGGTAACAACAGGCATCTGGAG CTAGATGTTTGGTCCAAGGAAAGAGAGGTTGCTGGATTGAGGGCGAGCTTGACTACATTAACATCTGAGGTGCAACGCTTGAATAAGCTGTGCGCTGAGTGGAAAGAAGCAGAAGATTCCTTgaagaagaagtggaagaaAATAGAAGAATTTGATGCTCGTAGATCAGAACTTGAATGCATTTACAGTGCCCTTCTTCGGTCCAACATG GACGCATCAGCATTTTGGGACCAGCAACCATTAGCTGCCAGAGAATATGCATCAAGGACTATAATTCCAGCATGCACTTCCGTGGTGGAGATGTCAACTAATGCAAAGGATCTCATTGAGAAGGAACTATCTGCCTTCGACCAAAGTTTGGATAATAGCCTATACATGTTGCCGGCAACTCCACAG GCACTTTTGGAGGCTGTGGGTGCTAATGGTGCTACGGGAGCTGAAGCGCTTGCATCTGCCGAAAAGAATGCTGCTATGTTAACAGCAAGAGCTGGTGCAAGAGATCCATCTGCAATTCCATCTATTTGTCGTATTTCTGCTGCTCTCCAGTGTAATCCTG ATACAAACTTCTGGACTATGAAAGAAGCCCCTTATGAAAAACTTCCAAACCTCATATTGACAAAGGTGTAA
- the LOC109706480 gene encoding AUGMIN subunit 5 isoform X3, which produces MQSSGAASSAPPRPEAIVEWLQKEMGYPSPAPSADQLRKICRGNMVPVWSFLLQRVRSERTVATARRNILVHGAAGESAAAAAARRRRGGGIVGDEEAREAAARERDLAEEEAERLRSVVRRQRKELRARMAEAAREESERKRMLDERSNARHKQVMLEAYDQQCDEAAKIFAEYQRRLHQYVNQARDIRRLNTSGADAAEDLQVHIEKEAVYSTVKGNRLLDDVVLIETSQERNIRKACETLAGCMIEVIHSTFPAYEGSGINVNSQLDAVKLGIDLEGEIPEDVKAVATDALNNPLLLLQSITMYTSRVKTLIHKETEKIDIRADAELLRFKYENDTVIDAASPDGSSPLPYQIYGNRKSGSELSTKGTYNQLLERQKAHVQQFVATEDALNKAAEAKALCQKLLKRLHGGSDLVTSQKLPAGNASHNLGNNRHLELDVWSKEREVAGLRASLTTLTSEVQRLNKLCAEWKEAEDSLKKKWKKIEEFDARRSELECIYSALLRSNMDASAFWDQQPLAAREYASRTIIPACTSVVEMSTNAKDLIEKELSAFDQSLDNSLYMLPATPQALLEAVGANGATGAEALASAEKNAAMLTARAGARDPSAIPSICRISAALQCNPGTEGSDAGLASILESLEFCLKPRGSEASILEDLSKAINLVHIRRNLVENDRVLLNHARRVQQEYERIANYCLKLAGEQEKVVTERWLPELSNAVQDAERCLEDCQRVRGLERHVGR; this is translated from the exons ATGCAGAGCTCtggcgccgcctcctccgctccGCCGCGCCCGGAGGCGATCGTGGAGTGGCTCCAAAAGGAGATGGGGTACCCCTCGCCGGCCCCCTCCGCCGATCAGCTCCGCAAGATCTGCCGCGGTAACATGGTGCCCGTGTGGAGCTTCCTCCTCCAGCGCGTGCGCTCGGAGCGCACGGTGGCTACGGCGCGGCGCAACATCCTCGTGCACGGCGCGGCGGGggagtcggcggcggcggcggcggcgcggcggaggagaggaggggggaTCGTCGGCGACGAGGAGgcgcgggaggcggcggcgagggagagggatctggcggaggaggaggcggagcggcTGCGGAGCGTGGTGAGGAGGCAGCGGAAGGAGCTGCGGGCGCGGATGGCGGAGGCCGCGAGGGAGGAGTCCGAGCGGAAGCGGATGCTCGACGAGAGGTCCAACGCCAG GCACAAACAGGTAATGCTGGAGGCATATGACCAGCAATGTGATGAGGCAGCTAAAATATTTGCCGAATACCAAAGGCGTCTTCATCAGTATGTGAATCAAGCCAGGGATATTCGCAGGTTGAATACGAGTGGTGCTGATGCAGCTGAGGATCTCCAAGTACATATCGAGAAGGAAGCAGTTTACTCCACCGTCAAGGGCAACAGGCTGTTAGATGATGTAGTTCTTATAGAGACCTCGCAGGAAAGAAATATACGGAAGGCATGTGAAACTCTTGCTGGTTGTATGATTGAAGTTATCCATAGTACTTTCCCAGCATACGAAGGGAGTGGTATCAATGTGAATTCCCAGTTAGATGCTGTGAAGTTGGGTATTGATTTGGAAGGTGAAATACCTGAAGATGTTAAAGCAGTAGCAACAGATGCACTGAACAACCCTTTGCTGCTGCTTCAGTCGATTACTATGTACACATCGCGTGTTAAGACACTTATTCATAAAGAAACAGAGAAGATTGACATCAGAGCTGATGCAGAACTCCTAAG ATTCAAGTATGAAAATGATACAGTAATTGATGCTGCATCTCCTGATGGAAGCTCGCCCTTACCATATCAGATATATGGTAACAGGAAGTCTGGATCAGAGTTGTCAACTAAGGGAACTTATAATCAGCTTCTTGAAAGACAA AAAGCACATGTGCAACAATTTGTAGCCACGGAAGACGCATTGAACAAGGCTGCTGAAGCTAAAGCCTTATGCCAAAAGCTTTTGAAACGCTTACATGGAGGCAGCGACTTGGTTACATCTCAGAAGCTGCCTGCTGGGAATGCTTCACATAACTTGGGTAACAACAGGCATCTGGAG CTAGATGTTTGGTCCAAGGAAAGAGAGGTTGCTGGATTGAGGGCGAGCTTGACTACATTAACATCTGAGGTGCAACGCTTGAATAAGCTGTGCGCTGAGTGGAAAGAAGCAGAAGATTCCTTgaagaagaagtggaagaaAATAGAAGAATTTGATGCTCGTAGATCAGAACTTGAATGCATTTACAGTGCCCTTCTTCGGTCCAACATG GACGCATCAGCATTTTGGGACCAGCAACCATTAGCTGCCAGAGAATATGCATCAAGGACTATAATTCCAGCATGCACTTCCGTGGTGGAGATGTCAACTAATGCAAAGGATCTCATTGAGAAGGAACTATCTGCCTTCGACCAAAGTTTGGATAATAGCCTATACATGTTGCCGGCAACTCCACAG GCACTTTTGGAGGCTGTGGGTGCTAATGGTGCTACGGGAGCTGAAGCGCTTGCATCTGCCGAAAAGAATGCTGCTATGTTAACAGCAAGAGCTGGTGCAAGAGATCCATCTGCAATTCCATCTATTTGTCGTATTTCTGCTGCTCTCCAGTGTAATCCTG GTACAGAAGGCTCTGATGCTGGGCTGGCATCAATTCTAGAATCCCTAGAGTTCTGTCTAAAGCCTCGTGGTTCTGAGGCTAGCATATTAGAGGATTTGTCCAAAGCAATAAATCTTGTTCATATAAGGCGGAACCTTGTTGAAAATGATCGTGTATTGTTGAACCATGCACGCCGTGTGCAACAAGAATATGAGAG GATTGCCAATTATTGTCTGAAGTTGGCTGGTGAACAAGAGAAAGTTGTTACTGAGAGATGGTTGCCGGAGCTCAGCAATGCTGTTCAAGATGCTGAAAGATGCTTGGAGGATTGCCAACGAGTCAGGGGCTTG GAACGCCACGTAGGTCGATGA
- the LOC109706480 gene encoding AUGMIN subunit 5 isoform X2, producing MQSSGAASSAPPRPEAIVEWLQKEMGYPSPAPSADQLRKICRGNMVPVWSFLLQRVRSERTVATARRNILVHGAAGESAAAAAARRRRGGGIVGDEEAREAAARERDLAEEEAERLRSVVRRQRKELRARMAEAAREESERKRMLDERSNARHKQVMLEAYDQQCDEAAKIFAEYQRRLHQYVNQARDIRRLNTSGADAAEDLQVHIEKEAVYSTVKGNRLLDDVVLIETSQERNIRKACETLAGCMIEVIHSTFPAYEGSGINVNSQLDAVKLGIDLEGEIPEDVKAVATDALNNPLLLLQSITMYTSRVKTLIHKETEKIDIRADAELLRFKYENDTVIDAASPDGSSPLPYQIYGNRKSGSELSTKGTYNQLLERQKAHVQQFVATEDALNKAAEAKALCQKLLKRLHGGSDLVTSQKLPAGNASHNLGNNRHLELDVWSKEREVAGLRASLTTLTSEVQRLNKLCAEWKEAEDSLKKKWKKIEEFDARRSELECIYSALLRSNMDASAFWDQQPLAAREYASRTIIPACTSVVEMSTNAKDLIEKELSAFDQSLDNSLYMLPATPQALLEAVGANGATGAEALASAEKNAAMLTARAGARDPSAIPSICRISAALQCNPEGSDAGLASILESLEFCLKPRGSEASILEDLSKAINLVHIRRNLVENDRVLLNHARRVQQEYERIANYCLKLAGEQEKVVTERWLPELSNAVQDAERCLEDCQRVRGLVDEWWEQPAATAVDWVTVDGQSVGAWLNLVKQLQMAFYDQKLL from the exons ATGCAGAGCTCtggcgccgcctcctccgctccGCCGCGCCCGGAGGCGATCGTGGAGTGGCTCCAAAAGGAGATGGGGTACCCCTCGCCGGCCCCCTCCGCCGATCAGCTCCGCAAGATCTGCCGCGGTAACATGGTGCCCGTGTGGAGCTTCCTCCTCCAGCGCGTGCGCTCGGAGCGCACGGTGGCTACGGCGCGGCGCAACATCCTCGTGCACGGCGCGGCGGGggagtcggcggcggcggcggcggcgcggcggaggagaggaggggggaTCGTCGGCGACGAGGAGgcgcgggaggcggcggcgagggagagggatctggcggaggaggaggcggagcggcTGCGGAGCGTGGTGAGGAGGCAGCGGAAGGAGCTGCGGGCGCGGATGGCGGAGGCCGCGAGGGAGGAGTCCGAGCGGAAGCGGATGCTCGACGAGAGGTCCAACGCCAG GCACAAACAGGTAATGCTGGAGGCATATGACCAGCAATGTGATGAGGCAGCTAAAATATTTGCCGAATACCAAAGGCGTCTTCATCAGTATGTGAATCAAGCCAGGGATATTCGCAGGTTGAATACGAGTGGTGCTGATGCAGCTGAGGATCTCCAAGTACATATCGAGAAGGAAGCAGTTTACTCCACCGTCAAGGGCAACAGGCTGTTAGATGATGTAGTTCTTATAGAGACCTCGCAGGAAAGAAATATACGGAAGGCATGTGAAACTCTTGCTGGTTGTATGATTGAAGTTATCCATAGTACTTTCCCAGCATACGAAGGGAGTGGTATCAATGTGAATTCCCAGTTAGATGCTGTGAAGTTGGGTATTGATTTGGAAGGTGAAATACCTGAAGATGTTAAAGCAGTAGCAACAGATGCACTGAACAACCCTTTGCTGCTGCTTCAGTCGATTACTATGTACACATCGCGTGTTAAGACACTTATTCATAAAGAAACAGAGAAGATTGACATCAGAGCTGATGCAGAACTCCTAAG ATTCAAGTATGAAAATGATACAGTAATTGATGCTGCATCTCCTGATGGAAGCTCGCCCTTACCATATCAGATATATGGTAACAGGAAGTCTGGATCAGAGTTGTCAACTAAGGGAACTTATAATCAGCTTCTTGAAAGACAA AAAGCACATGTGCAACAATTTGTAGCCACGGAAGACGCATTGAACAAGGCTGCTGAAGCTAAAGCCTTATGCCAAAAGCTTTTGAAACGCTTACATGGAGGCAGCGACTTGGTTACATCTCAGAAGCTGCCTGCTGGGAATGCTTCACATAACTTGGGTAACAACAGGCATCTGGAG CTAGATGTTTGGTCCAAGGAAAGAGAGGTTGCTGGATTGAGGGCGAGCTTGACTACATTAACATCTGAGGTGCAACGCTTGAATAAGCTGTGCGCTGAGTGGAAAGAAGCAGAAGATTCCTTgaagaagaagtggaagaaAATAGAAGAATTTGATGCTCGTAGATCAGAACTTGAATGCATTTACAGTGCCCTTCTTCGGTCCAACATG GACGCATCAGCATTTTGGGACCAGCAACCATTAGCTGCCAGAGAATATGCATCAAGGACTATAATTCCAGCATGCACTTCCGTGGTGGAGATGTCAACTAATGCAAAGGATCTCATTGAGAAGGAACTATCTGCCTTCGACCAAAGTTTGGATAATAGCCTATACATGTTGCCGGCAACTCCACAG GCACTTTTGGAGGCTGTGGGTGCTAATGGTGCTACGGGAGCTGAAGCGCTTGCATCTGCCGAAAAGAATGCTGCTATGTTAACAGCAAGAGCTGGTGCAAGAGATCCATCTGCAATTCCATCTATTTGTCGTATTTCTGCTGCTCTCCAGTGTAATCCTG AAGGCTCTGATGCTGGGCTGGCATCAATTCTAGAATCCCTAGAGTTCTGTCTAAAGCCTCGTGGTTCTGAGGCTAGCATATTAGAGGATTTGTCCAAAGCAATAAATCTTGTTCATATAAGGCGGAACCTTGTTGAAAATGATCGTGTATTGTTGAACCATGCACGCCGTGTGCAACAAGAATATGAGAG GATTGCCAATTATTGTCTGAAGTTGGCTGGTGAACAAGAGAAAGTTGTTACTGAGAGATGGTTGCCGGAGCTCAGCAATGCTGTTCAAGATGCTGAAAGATGCTTGGAGGATTGCCAACGAGTCAGGGGCTTG GTCGATGAGTGGTGGGAGCAGCCAGCGGCAACAGCTGTGGACTGGGTGACCGTAGATGGGCAAAGTGTTGGCGCGTGGCTCAACCTTGTGAAGCAGCTTCAGATGGCTTTCTATGATCAGAAACTCTTATAA